From a region of the Mycoplasma miroungigenitalium genome:
- a CDS encoding PDxFFG protein — translation MKEKKNKSKKPFNWRTLVWPKYAISLGIIVLASAATIGIMKYNSTKPVLEKGTEAKELKNEFVDPSVGAVLSFVNTDKDKTIGEFDPNKGPDGSVKYKDKWVDYNEFLKIYYNENHAMPFLNIRYGMFDFYNEYIEAVSAKDFYEFTQWFMKNVSWGPEIITLKEFSIVKGVELNGNNITLGSHSNKDKEYTTIKFFPDAFFGSIPLHSELGGSGNATDSLLYKINKKLLSGSELTKFLESIAQYNSLTNISDETLKTQSFRTINDKRGLLNKSVFAISGDLPSIIKDNSFSDIEKSRLNIQSNYISVVFADNEKEAQEKFAKLAQKYQNNDKNGVLKNINNFKFVKKTIVDTVYTSNIDAKEFGAEDEYLKIIFNDGTSFALFDSIENVQYQQGDHFASAENVESITHGLERGQREYSNLESDIQTLFSNKFANNIYFNILNKDRFVQLVEDLDSIKDLRKQITIANKVIIEKNKDYDEIINKFNEHKVNSQKQLEDLNNKIASNKDKITKLSAEINSSTDEVIKKQKNFEIFKIEKENKSLELNKYELEQLVNFAVEKILEYKKMIPSDQELENANKKIKDLTEKITKLDEPKINQELIKILRRAKIAPEHLESLIGLYKLANVVKTSKFNTPVTEFSNIKQKADYVKELRDFISQNRPLFKFYNEILGGNNFAKLEPESNDYVYYSNDLGFLPTQLIALDELSQISNLNQINWREYVNIDGFLRSQSDTQTKQFYVYAPELKTVKNDYNEPKETLESSLAKDNQEFNTIKDSFIKNKELVKKSDSINNKVNAKGFDKFVAEFKKAIQELTDLGNNYKLDVDQYVKVMTLKSLVEYEDEKTKEKILYNEIVKLITEDNDLVGSLESFKSVMADIDVTRKQIQTNIETYKIKVAKILSNIISSYSQMVKISKEYKSDFDSYTKSQLQLYDKQLSVLLSKLSSVDLSNSEISKLMNELVATAFESIDIFNKNLANNESTTSKILVEAKNALDYVKSYESKIYSTTADRGIFDEMITDYFSLVSSPIFRKYNLDGTTNNSHRKYIAVLFNPLIAYQKSNFELNYAKAQDYKTKVTKLQSEINNLPTQDEKNKKQKELVLLQNNQLYYEYLAENNKFEDGQVYNTLNKISVLKQAWTFTDFENNDNFIFSFSKDSSPLKDVYTKAQVDRFNKSLQIYTETKTKLFANNDEFIQKPIEFLQKLLTNANSFNIADEKYETTFEKAVSVAKQIWELDQKNKKWHEPLLTGEGNEINSTNPLIVASTKIELIDKLTNLGIIKNDTNVDQFVQKYIHRMQLNSVQKQGTKLILTLKEKQLVKNDKYDNYMSTKYLKFNIDANTSDNVGDSKLEQVKELFDVLGYKAVVQPSIIKEEGSKLIVDENGQTISVPTYNVYVEAYDNFTNTLLNKIPWAGEWLEGEHLVKKLNADGVIEYKVEKGKYLGFTPDSRVGLWALLAMNNTEYKGISIDFLKFVAAHEYGHHITLNSAQDLGDKGEKPIYGSALLPGATPNIQNYYSRKALDLYLKARTHLKLNSSPLLNQPNVVSENNEGEYLLYNQPKKVNGKVITDKSTVENPEDVWGHKIGHEDLKQAMENKKRRFLQTYEGLVEATKLRRQANGIDTPEDKKWLEVFDLWLMNTLDQNSGTLNPTKFSDNQFPVKYMVKDADGKWRFKKASLDMLKGAIKDGKGNFIEFEDVNGLALPKIVEGERNAEGKFKKITKVLVYNVDGTPIVNVPLNIDFEDSKSSYYQVDAEGNNVTIKFVNDKIQEAIDTIRSLIVEEFMINGWDFATTDTSTKPKTSIAYPSYAEIFPSIDPNYNKAMLLPYIDHLKSRDKSKGYIHDNYEIAKFYDVNGDVLFDPSNPSKDPNFKESFQEVYYLNAFDGVKKEEQNLNNLLVAMYLGNGSTLELVSAGGKQSLWLSESEQYLPNVKLPEAISWGFLEEELDLSTLKELHQKPILNWFKPYISQLVGNKANQHSYLMVKADGSIVNNNPKYESFPAFWEMKSLKINESILSQDVEKSLFGSYYVVKAGKKEYGYNITFNDYKQFMKFASVDTTKAKLDPDNRVVNWDLEYVKERFNLKIFSSNLTKSLASAKTLSSEEKARLTALINSNDEQLLANEVMNRFINSKLALFVKELTLGEIDSKINENSQNELTYGWIFDKDLGYGLWKSDDVVVGKQNPDRANWEISVKELFNTFKEFADQNGVDLNQFTMFDELILDNKTQMYSTQLLYNFRLGKFSLKDILLAFVKGITKKAKPSDDVVSYFKTKTERKFNEFFSDYTYSFAEVINRDNLQITYSPSNSQFRNLPSFISGVNESNTGLEYVIDGQPTAKWNKALIEMNSSNQHSIISTITNYETRKDAEGKLRADKLGMEFIPSDMAKKTSFSNDSTRQSTYFGKFKSINNGWFKDRWYRDVLNFRIYDDEGNPIADDTISITDLEGKKVTNRAKAYWQYYIQSQGVGLRNLSNIWRHTDKDAIAMFGYLNSEDAKKANYLVFKDLVTSEIKTLKINKNHSSNMFYYTTQHVNNETNPASRHWLKDEVYDYTDSNGHHKGKGFVAWVSDYGIMSNYSNKLLTPNHEYEIYFSDNELGNKTLEIDLGSNQSISENGKTFSQAPTAVYIKDINGKNTPVFKVGVQFNGTK, via the coding sequence ATGAAGGAAAAGAAAAATAAAAGTAAAAAACCTTTTAATTGAAGAACGTTAGTGTGACCTAAATATGCTATTTCACTTGGAATTATTGTGCTTGCTTCAGCAGCAACAATTGGGATTATGAAATACAATTCAACTAAACCGGTTTTAGAAAAAGGGACAGAAGCTAAAGAACTTAAGAACGAATTTGTCGACCCTAGCGTTGGCGCCGTTTTATCCTTTGTCAATACAGATAAAGATAAAACAATCGGAGAATTTGACCCGAACAAAGGCCCTGATGGTTCAGTTAAATACAAAGATAAATGAGTGGACTATAATGAATTCTTAAAAATTTATTACAATGAAAATCATGCAATGCCATTCTTGAATATCAGATACGGTATGTTTGATTTTTACAATGAATATATTGAAGCTGTAAGCGCTAAAGATTTTTACGAATTCACTCAATGATTTATGAAGAATGTTTCGTGAGGTCCAGAAATTATCACCCTTAAGGAATTTTCAATTGTCAAAGGTGTTGAATTAAACGGTAACAATATAACACTAGGTTCTCACTCAAATAAGGATAAAGAATATACTACCATCAAGTTTTTCCCTGATGCGTTTTTTGGTTCTATTCCATTGCACAGTGAATTGGGAGGATCTGGAAACGCGACTGACTCATTGCTTTATAAAATTAATAAAAAATTACTTTCAGGTTCTGAATTAACAAAATTTTTAGAAAGTATTGCTCAATATAATTCTTTAACTAATATTTCAGACGAAACCTTAAAAACACAATCTTTTAGAACAATTAATGATAAACGTGGTTTATTAAATAAATCTGTATTTGCAATTTCCGGTGATTTACCATCAATTATTAAAGATAATTCGTTTAGCGATATCGAAAAATCTAGACTAAATATCCAAAGTAATTACATCTCAGTTGTATTTGCTGATAATGAAAAAGAAGCGCAAGAAAAATTTGCTAAATTAGCTCAAAAATACCAAAACAATGATAAGAATGGAGTTTTGAAAAATATAAACAACTTTAAATTTGTTAAGAAAACAATTGTGGACACAGTTTATACCTCGAATATTGATGCGAAAGAATTCGGTGCTGAAGATGAGTATCTAAAAATAATTTTTAATGATGGGACATCATTTGCACTTTTCGATTCAATTGAAAATGTTCAATATCAACAAGGTGATCATTTTGCTAGTGCTGAAAATGTTGAAAGCATTACACACGGGTTAGAAAGAGGCCAAAGAGAATATAGCAATTTAGAAAGTGATATCCAGACTCTTTTTTCAAATAAATTCGCTAATAACATTTATTTTAATATTTTAAATAAAGATAGATTTGTGCAATTAGTGGAAGATCTTGACTCAATCAAAGATCTAAGAAAGCAAATTACAATCGCAAATAAAGTCATTATTGAAAAAAATAAAGATTATGATGAAATTATCAATAAATTTAATGAGCATAAAGTAAACTCACAAAAACAATTAGAAGATTTAAACAATAAAATAGCATCTAATAAAGATAAAATTACAAAATTGAGTGCAGAGATTAATTCATCAACTGACGAAGTAATTAAAAAGCAAAAAAACTTTGAAATATTCAAAATCGAAAAAGAAAATAAATCATTGGAATTAAATAAATATGAGCTAGAACAACTTGTAAATTTTGCTGTTGAAAAAATCTTAGAATACAAAAAAATGATTCCCAGCGACCAAGAATTAGAAAATGCAAATAAGAAAATTAAAGACTTAACTGAGAAAATTACAAAATTGGACGAACCAAAGATTAATCAAGAATTAATCAAAATACTTAGAAGAGCAAAAATTGCTCCTGAACATCTTGAATCACTAATTGGTTTATACAAGTTAGCTAACGTTGTAAAAACTTCAAAATTCAATACACCTGTTACCGAATTTTCTAATATTAAACAAAAAGCAGATTATGTTAAAGAATTACGTGATTTTATTTCTCAAAATAGACCTTTATTCAAATTTTATAATGAAATATTAGGCGGCAATAACTTTGCCAAATTAGAGCCAGAATCCAATGATTATGTTTACTACTCAAACGACTTAGGATTTTTACCAACGCAATTAATTGCTCTTGATGAACTATCACAGATATCTAATTTAAATCAAATAAATTGACGTGAATATGTAAATATTGATGGTTTTTTACGTTCGCAAAGTGATACTCAAACTAAACAGTTTTATGTTTATGCTCCCGAGCTTAAAACAGTTAAAAACGACTATAATGAACCTAAAGAGACACTTGAATCATCTTTGGCAAAAGATAATCAAGAATTTAATACAATCAAAGATTCCTTCATTAAAAACAAGGAGCTAGTCAAAAAATCAGATTCAATTAATAATAAAGTTAACGCAAAAGGTTTTGATAAATTTGTTGCTGAATTTAAAAAGGCAATTCAAGAACTGACTGATTTAGGAAACAATTATAAGCTAGATGTCGATCAGTATGTTAAAGTGATGACTTTGAAATCTTTAGTCGAATACGAAGACGAAAAAACAAAAGAAAAGATTTTGTATAACGAAATTGTTAAGTTAATTACAGAAGATAACGATTTAGTTGGTTCATTAGAATCATTTAAATCAGTTATGGCTGATATTGATGTTACAAGAAAACAAATTCAAACAAACATTGAAACTTATAAAATAAAAGTTGCAAAAATTTTATCTAATATTATTTCTTCATATTCTCAAATGGTTAAAATCTCTAAAGAATATAAATCCGATTTTGATAGTTACACCAAATCTCAATTGCAGCTATATGACAAGCAATTATCAGTCTTATTATCAAAATTATCTTCAGTTGACTTAAGTAATTCTGAAATATCAAAATTAATGAATGAGCTAGTTGCTACAGCATTTGAAAGCATTGATATTTTCAATAAGAATCTTGCCAACAATGAATCAACTACATCTAAAATTTTAGTGGAAGCAAAGAACGCTTTAGATTATGTTAAATCATATGAAAGTAAAATTTATAGCACAACTGCGGATCGTGGAATTTTTGATGAGATGATTACTGATTACTTCTCATTAGTTTCTAGTCCAATTTTTAGAAAATATAATTTAGATGGTACGACAAATAATAGCCATAGAAAATATATCGCTGTTTTATTCAACCCGCTTATTGCATACCAAAAATCTAATTTTGAATTGAATTATGCTAAAGCTCAAGACTATAAAACTAAAGTAACTAAATTGCAATCAGAAATTAATAATTTACCAACACAAGATGAAAAAAATAAAAAACAAAAGGAATTGGTTTTGTTGCAAAACAACCAACTTTACTATGAATATTTAGCGGAAAATAATAAGTTCGAAGATGGACAAGTTTATAACACTTTGAATAAAATTTCAGTTTTAAAACAAGCTTGAACATTTACTGATTTCGAAAATAATGATAATTTTATTTTTTCATTTAGCAAAGATTCGTCGCCTTTAAAAGATGTATACACTAAAGCTCAAGTTGATCGCTTCAATAAGAGTCTACAAATTTATACCGAAACTAAAACAAAATTATTTGCTAATAATGATGAATTTATTCAAAAACCAATTGAATTCTTACAAAAACTTTTAACTAATGCTAATAGTTTTAATATTGCTGACGAAAAATACGAAACCACATTTGAAAAAGCAGTTTCTGTAGCAAAACAAATTTGAGAACTTGACCAAAAAAATAAAAAATGACATGAACCACTATTGACTGGTGAAGGTAATGAGATAAACAGCACAAATCCGCTGATTGTTGCTTCCACAAAAATTGAATTAATTGATAAATTAACAAATTTAGGAATAATCAAAAACGATACAAATGTTGACCAATTTGTTCAAAAATACATTCATAGAATGCAGTTAAATAGCGTTCAAAAACAAGGAACAAAATTGATATTAACCTTGAAGGAAAAACAACTGGTTAAAAATGATAAATATGATAACTACATGTCAACTAAATATTTAAAATTTAATATAGATGCTAACACTAGTGATAATGTTGGTGATTCTAAACTTGAACAAGTTAAGGAACTTTTTGATGTTTTAGGCTATAAAGCAGTAGTTCAACCTTCAATTATTAAAGAAGAAGGAAGCAAACTAATTGTCGACGAAAATGGTCAAACAATTAGTGTACCTACTTATAATGTTTATGTTGAAGCTTACGATAATTTTACAAATACATTATTAAATAAGATTCCATGAGCAGGCGAGTGATTAGAAGGCGAACATTTAGTTAAAAAACTAAATGCTGACGGAGTTATTGAATACAAAGTTGAAAAAGGAAAATATTTAGGATTTACACCCGATTCTCGTGTTGGTTTATGGGCATTGCTGGCAATGAATAATACTGAATATAAAGGTATTTCAATTGACTTTTTAAAATTCGTTGCTGCTCACGAGTATGGTCATCATATTACATTAAACTCTGCTCAAGATTTAGGCGATAAAGGTGAAAAGCCAATTTATGGTTCAGCTCTATTACCTGGCGCCACCCCAAATATTCAAAACTACTATTCAAGAAAAGCACTTGACTTGTATCTTAAAGCAAGAACACACCTAAAATTAAATTCATCACCACTATTGAACCAGCCTAATGTTGTTTCAGAAAATAATGAAGGTGAATACTTGCTTTACAACCAACCTAAAAAAGTTAATGGTAAGGTCATTACAGATAAAAGCACTGTTGAAAACCCTGAGGATGTCTGAGGTCATAAGATAGGCCACGAAGATCTTAAGCAAGCGATGGAAAACAAAAAACGTCGTTTCTTGCAAACTTATGAAGGTTTAGTTGAAGCAACCAAATTGCGTAGACAAGCTAATGGTATTGATACACCGGAAGACAAAAAATGATTAGAAGTATTTGACCTTTGATTGATGAATACTTTAGACCAAAACTCCGGAACGCTTAATCCAACGAAATTTTCAGATAATCAATTCCCAGTGAAATACATGGTTAAAGACGCCGATGGAAAATGAAGATTCAAAAAAGCTTCACTTGACATGCTGAAAGGCGCAATAAAAGATGGAAAAGGTAATTTTATTGAATTTGAAGACGTTAACGGCTTGGCATTACCTAAGATTGTTGAAGGTGAAAGAAATGCTGAAGGTAAATTTAAAAAGATTACAAAAGTTCTTGTTTACAATGTTGACGGAACCCCAATAGTTAATGTTCCGTTGAATATTGATTTTGAAGATTCAAAAAGTTCATATTATCAAGTTGATGCTGAAGGTAATAATGTAACTATTAAGTTTGTTAATGACAAAATTCAAGAGGCAATTGACACAATTAGATCACTGATAGTTGAAGAATTCATGATTAATGGTTGAGACTTTGCCACAACAGATACATCAACAAAACCTAAAACTTCAATTGCATATCCAAGTTACGCTGAAATTTTTCCTTCAATCGATCCAAATTACAATAAAGCAATGTTATTGCCATATATTGATCATTTGAAATCAAGAGATAAATCAAAAGGTTATATTCATGATAATTATGAAATAGCTAAATTTTATGATGTAAACGGAGATGTGCTATTCGACCCGTCAAATCCTTCAAAAGACCCTAATTTTAAAGAATCATTCCAAGAAGTATATTACTTAAATGCTTTTGATGGGGTTAAAAAAGAAGAACAAAATCTTAACAATTTACTTGTCGCAATGTATTTAGGTAACGGCTCGACATTAGAACTTGTTTCGGCCGGCGGTAAACAATCGCTATGATTAAGTGAATCTGAACAATATCTGCCAAACGTAAAATTACCTGAAGCAATCTCGTGAGGTTTCCTTGAAGAAGAATTGGATTTATCAACTCTTAAAGAATTGCATCAAAAACCTATTTTAAACTGATTCAAACCTTATATTTCTCAATTGGTTGGAAATAAAGCTAATCAACATAGCTATTTAATGGTTAAGGCTGACGGTTCTATTGTAAATAACAACCCTAAATATGAATCTTTCCCAGCCTTTTGAGAGATGAAATCCTTAAAAATCAACGAATCAATTCTTTCGCAGGATGTTGAAAAATCATTATTTGGAAGTTATTACGTAGTCAAAGCCGGCAAAAAAGAATATGGTTACAACATTACATTTAATGACTATAAACAATTTATGAAATTCGCTAGTGTTGATACAACAAAGGCAAAATTAGATCCAGATAACAGAGTAGTTAACTGAGATTTAGAGTATGTAAAAGAAAGATTTAATTTAAAAATATTTTCATCAAACTTAACTAAATCATTAGCATCAGCAAAAACGCTTTCTTCAGAGGAAAAAGCAAGACTTACAGCATTGATTAATTCTAATGATGAACAATTATTGGCCAATGAGGTAATGAACAGATTTATTAACTCAAAACTTGCATTATTTGTCAAAGAGTTAACTTTAGGCGAAATCGATAGTAAAATCAATGAAAATAGTCAAAATGAGTTAACTTATGGTTGAATTTTTGATAAAGATTTAGGGTACGGACTTTGAAAATCTGATGATGTTGTAGTTGGTAAACAAAATCCTGATAGAGCAAATTGAGAAATTTCTGTAAAGGAATTATTTAATACATTTAAAGAATTCGCTGACCAAAATGGCGTTGATTTAAATCAATTTACTATGTTTGATGAGTTAATACTTGATAACAAAACACAAATGTATTCAACTCAACTACTTTACAATTTTAGATTAGGTAAATTCTCACTTAAAGATATTTTGTTAGCATTTGTGAAAGGTATTACCAAAAAAGCCAAACCTTCTGATGATGTTGTTTCATATTTCAAAACAAAAACAGAACGTAAATTCAATGAATTTTTCTCAGACTATACTTATTCATTCGCTGAAGTAATCAACCGTGATAATTTACAAATTACATATTCTCCTTCAAACTCGCAATTTAGAAACCTACCAAGTTTTATTAGTGGAGTAAATGAATCTAACACAGGTCTTGAGTATGTTATCGATGGCCAACCTACTGCGAAATGAAATAAAGCATTAATTGAAATGAACTCTTCAAACCAACATTCTATTATTTCTACAATTACTAATTATGAAACTCGAAAAGATGCTGAAGGAAAACTTAGAGCTGATAAATTAGGTATGGAATTTATTCCTAGCGACATGGCCAAAAAAACAAGTTTTTCAAACGATTCAACAAGACAATCTACATATTTTGGAAAATTTAAATCAATTAATAATGGTTGATTTAAAGACCGTTGATATAGAGATGTGCTTAATTTTAGAATTTATGATGATGAAGGGAATCCGATTGCAGATGATACTATTTCAATTACCGATTTAGAAGGTAAAAAGGTTACAAATCGTGCTAAAGCTTATTGACAATATTACATTCAATCGCAAGGTGTTGGATTACGTAACCTATCAAATATTTGAAGACATACAGATAAGGATGCTATCGCTATGTTTGGTTACTTAAACTCAGAAGATGCCAAAAAAGCAAACTATCTAGTATTCAAAGATTTAGTTACCAGCGAAATAAAAACACTAAAAATCAATAAAAATCACAGTAGTAATATGTTTTATTACACAACACAACACGTAAATAATGAAACTAATCCGGCGTCTCGTCACTGATTAAAGGATGAAGTCTATGACTACACAGATTCTAACGGACATCATAAAGGTAAAGGATTTGTTGCATGAGTTTCTGATTACGGAATAATGTCGAATTATTCAAATAAATTACTAACTCCAAATCACGAGTATGAAATTTACTTTTCAGATAATGAGCTTGGAAATAAAACACTTGAAATTGATTTAGGTTCAAATCAAAGTATTTCGGAAAACGGTAAAACATTTTCTCAAGCACCAACTGCTGTTTATATTAAAGATATTAATGGTAAAAATACACCAGTATTTAAAGTTGGTGTTCAATTTAATGGGACAAAATAA
- a CDS encoding ABC transporter substrate-binding protein, whose protein sequence is MKKNNLLIKSSLSITAMIAPLSVLSCANKKDYDLGLATDPINSLNYIKYPSVNRVLPSLVESPLKSGPNESIKRLANIPKINMGIYQTSEDGSFDKYLLDNPNPENSGRFYALDGFGSAPGTITTDQSEYLAVHGVQTPSNKFLSLNVLLNDGQSKWSNGDLVRADDYIDAMHYIFDLETGSQKVTTMLQRKFQSSSEIMQAQQEYIQKHAVAYKNPFAYPPLIKVNGEWVYDVFDPSYQPWSSQVEGDEKEVENIKKAALNLGFYSGRMYWNIDNKTVLGAIPYSPDFNFEKDETVLMLPNPEYSVNLHSDKELESIPQRIPTKVKKYLYFDPKQTPSKEFKDLLEQSRALKHKLGDIEFSDENTELYTEKVNKLYRNLLPNGQTTLDNEFIKKLKPKHYFTNRVLALDEFTLRIAYDEYQPTDINNAYHDISNIIIPINRRFVESIGGIREFGLKQSHFLTNGPFNIKDLVLGPQGFISLEKNKQYYSSSKTISNKIKIYFSNDPNINSAMYEDGYISASKIPPVLQWKYWADLKTRKYMKKSNGFGTIALAFNLDKETNSNSVVNDINLRNAIYYAIDRNDMLNIVGWSSSFPVITWTAFGQASSSYGDAVESGFDHDYMYTKYGSYPEDSSDKTNYLNQFIYQKAKQEAQDKKWGIPIPVQNYAHIDHISKSMRFETVNRTDKAYHLEVARAFLEEFKKSHPNEKQITLKFISNSTDEQKNAGLALKDFMAKAFGNYINIDIKNLPENVYEDWRTTGKYDLIYRNFDAFGSDIYSYIRVFLKPDEINSKQQKTTGFRNNPAGGWTYHDYFTKMGYSRDKNNKLVILDLQKAKEIENLKQRLRILGVQPKSPNVWDKIVDLSVMYNGENLNDYTKRHMKFFSAQYTDEERNEGWTEVNGFAVIAGFEKIVREAAPVIPLMEVDTYWEVSRVNGTESLFAYSLQYAYDVANRPSPDLPTLIK, encoded by the coding sequence ATGAAGAAAAATAATTTATTAATAAAATCAAGTTTATCTATTACTGCCATGATTGCACCTTTGAGTGTTTTATCATGTGCTAATAAAAAAGACTATGACTTAGGTTTAGCAACTGACCCAATTAATTCACTTAATTACATTAAATATCCATCTGTTAATAGAGTTTTACCATCGTTAGTTGAATCACCTTTGAAATCTGGTCCAAATGAGTCAATTAAAAGACTTGCAAATATTCCTAAAATTAACATGGGTATTTATCAAACTAGTGAGGATGGTTCATTTGATAAATACTTACTAGACAACCCGAATCCAGAAAACTCAGGTAGATTTTATGCCTTAGATGGATTCGGTTCAGCGCCGGGCACCATCACAACAGACCAATCTGAGTATTTGGCAGTACACGGCGTGCAAACACCGTCAAACAAATTCTTATCTTTAAATGTTTTATTAAACGATGGACAGAGTAAATGAAGCAACGGGGATTTAGTTAGGGCTGATGATTATATTGATGCTATGCACTATATTTTTGACCTCGAAACAGGTTCTCAAAAAGTAACAACTATGTTACAAAGAAAATTTCAATCATCAAGTGAAATTATGCAGGCACAACAAGAATACATTCAAAAACATGCCGTTGCTTACAAAAATCCGTTTGCATACCCGCCATTAATAAAAGTTAATGGTGAGTGAGTATATGATGTTTTCGACCCAAGTTATCAACCTTGATCAAGTCAAGTTGAAGGTGATGAAAAAGAAGTAGAAAATATCAAAAAAGCTGCCTTAAATCTTGGGTTTTATTCAGGCAGAATGTATTGAAATATTGACAATAAAACTGTACTGGGAGCAATTCCTTATTCACCTGACTTCAACTTTGAAAAAGATGAAACAGTTTTAATGTTACCCAACCCAGAGTATTCAGTGAATCTTCACTCAGATAAAGAATTAGAGTCAATACCTCAAAGAATTCCAACCAAAGTTAAGAAATACCTATATTTCGATCCTAAACAAACGCCGTCTAAGGAATTTAAGGATTTATTGGAACAATCACGTGCTCTTAAACATAAACTTGGTGATATTGAATTTTCTGATGAAAATACAGAGTTATATACTGAAAAAGTCAATAAGTTGTATAGAAACTTGTTGCCTAACGGGCAAACAACTTTAGATAATGAATTTATCAAAAAACTTAAACCTAAACATTATTTTACCAATAGAGTACTAGCTTTAGATGAATTCACTTTAAGAATAGCCTACGACGAGTATCAACCTACTGATATCAATAATGCATATCATGATATTTCAAATATTATCATTCCAATTAATCGTCGTTTTGTTGAATCAATTGGCGGAATTAGAGAGTTTGGTTTGAAACAATCTCATTTCTTAACTAACGGTCCATTCAATATCAAAGATTTAGTTTTGGGACCCCAAGGTTTTATTTCGCTAGAAAAAAATAAACAATATTATTCATCAAGTAAAACAATTAGCAACAAAATCAAAATTTACTTTTCTAACGACCCAAATATTAACTCAGCAATGTATGAAGATGGTTATATATCAGCTTCTAAAATTCCACCAGTACTTCAATGGAAATATTGGGCTGATTTAAAAACTAGAAAATATATGAAGAAATCAAATGGTTTCGGTACGATTGCTCTGGCTTTCAACTTAGATAAAGAAACTAACTCAAATTCTGTTGTTAATGATATCAATTTAAGAAATGCAATTTATTATGCCATTGATAGAAATGATATGTTAAATATCGTAGGTTGATCATCTTCATTCCCAGTTATAACTTGAACAGCCTTTGGTCAAGCTTCGTCTAGCTATGGTGATGCTGTTGAATCTGGTTTTGACCACGACTATATGTACACAAAATATGGTAGTTATCCTGAAGATTCAAGCGATAAAACTAATTACCTTAACCAATTTATTTATCAAAAAGCTAAACAGGAAGCCCAGGATAAAAAATGAGGAATTCCAATTCCGGTTCAAAACTACGCACATATCGATCATATTTCTAAATCAATGAGATTTGAAACTGTAAACAGAACCGATAAAGCATACCACCTAGAGGTTGCTCGTGCATTTCTAGAAGAATTCAAAAAATCTCATCCTAACGAAAAACAAATTACATTGAAATTCATTTCGAATTCAACTGATGAACAAAAAAATGCCGGATTGGCTCTAAAAGATTTTATGGCCAAAGCTTTCGGCAATTATATCAACATTGATATTAAAAACTTACCTGAGAATGTTTATGAGGACTGACGTACAACTGGTAAATATGATTTAATATATCGTAACTTTGATGCCTTCGGTAGCGATATTTATTCTTACATCAGAGTTTTTCTAAAACCTGATGAAATCAATTCAAAACAACAAAAAACAACAGGATTCAGAAATAATCCTGCCGGCGGTTGAACATATCATGATTATTTCACGAAAATGGGATATTCAAGAGATAAAAATAATAAATTAGTAATACTTGATCTTCAGAAAGCTAAAGAGATTGAAAACTTAAAACAAAGATTGAGAATCTTGGGTGTGCAACCTAAGAGCCCAAATGTTTGAGATAAAATAGTTGATTTATCTGTTATGTACAACGGAGAAAACTTAAATGATTATACTAAGCGTCATATGAAATTCTTCTCCGCACAATACACAGACGAAGAAAGAAATGAAGGTTGAACTGAGGTTAATGGGTTTGCAGTTATTGCTGGATTCGAAAAAATAGTTAGAGAAGCCGCACCAGTAATTCCGTTAATGGAAGTTGATACATATTGAGAAGTTTCAAGAGTAAATGGTACTGAAAGTTTATTTGCTTATTCATTGCAATATGCATATGATGTGGCAAATCGTCCATCACCTGACTTGCCAACATTAATTAAATAG